Proteins encoded within one genomic window of Flavobacterium oreochromis:
- a CDS encoding RagB/SusD family nutrient uptake outer membrane protein, which produces MKNFYISALFLSLIFGGCQTDLNVSAQDESSRDVVFNTGLGVKSFTTGLYGLAQQEGAFGGVPQLLGEWQSDNIGFRGTFPTLIEIRDYTTISTNGNIASIWQDHYEIITQANTIISRAYSTPDVDFSKEERDQVVGEAKFMRALAYFQLNCLFAQPIQTVGSGGLSVPLVTQYVKSVDEIGLRSTARATIGQIYNQIELDLLDAINKITKFDRSRANIGAAKALLARVYLYQNKFDLAANYANQVINMPEFTFANDYLFYDNKTSSEHIFNLVSLTNDSQSGSNENGPSVSFSTLTNSSTQGGRGDCPFSANLNATFSASNGDLRYTLKRADEINSARFFTTKYDDGKNQSSDFSVIRISEMYLIRAEANLRAGTAVGANPIDDVNKIRRRARVADLTAPLTLDNIITERRLEFCFEGHRRMDLLRNGIQLRSSGTVPAPTETMPGKPKVILPIPQRELDLNKNLIQNSGY; this is translated from the coding sequence ATGAAAAATTTTTATATTTCAGCACTTTTTTTAAGTCTCATTTTTGGAGGATGTCAGACAGATCTTAATGTGAGCGCTCAAGATGAATCGTCACGTGATGTTGTATTTAACACAGGACTAGGTGTAAAATCGTTTACAACTGGTTTGTATGGTTTGGCACAGCAAGAAGGGGCTTTTGGAGGTGTGCCACAGTTGCTAGGAGAATGGCAATCAGATAATATCGGTTTTAGAGGTACATTTCCTACGTTAATTGAAATACGTGATTATACTACAATTTCCACAAATGGAAATATTGCTTCTATTTGGCAAGATCATTATGAAATAATTACTCAAGCAAATACAATTATCAGTAGAGCTTATTCTACTCCTGATGTTGATTTCTCTAAGGAAGAACGTGATCAAGTTGTAGGAGAAGCAAAATTTATGAGAGCTTTGGCGTATTTTCAATTAAATTGCCTGTTCGCTCAACCAATTCAAACTGTAGGTTCAGGTGGATTATCAGTGCCTTTAGTTACTCAGTATGTGAAATCTGTAGATGAAATAGGTTTGCGTAGTACAGCTAGAGCAACTATTGGTCAAATTTATAATCAAATTGAATTAGATTTACTTGATGCAATTAATAAGATTACAAAATTTGATAGATCTAGAGCAAATATTGGAGCTGCTAAAGCATTGTTAGCTAGAGTTTATTTATATCAAAATAAATTTGATTTGGCTGCAAATTATGCTAATCAAGTAATAAATATGCCTGAGTTTACTTTTGCTAATGATTATTTGTTTTATGATAATAAAACGTCGTCAGAGCATATTTTTAACCTTGTTAGTTTAACAAATGATAGTCAGTCTGGTAGTAATGAAAATGGACCGTCAGTGAGTTTCTCTACTTTGACTAATTCTTCTACTCAAGGAGGAAGAGGAGATTGTCCTTTTTCTGCTAATTTAAATGCTACTTTTTCTGCTTCAAATGGAGATTTACGATATACTTTGAAAAGAGCTGATGAAATTAATTCAGCTAGATTTTTTACAACAAAATATGACGATGGGAAAAATCAATCTTCAGATTTTTCTGTAATTCGTATTTCGGAAATGTATTTGATTAGAGCAGAAGCTAACTTGAGAGCTGGTACAGCTGTTGGTGCCAATCCGATTGATGATGTAAATAAAATTAGAAGAAGAGCAAGAGTTGCCGACTTAACAGCACCTCTTACTTTGGATAATATTATTACTGAAAGACGTTTGGAATTTTGTTTTGAAGGTCATAGAAGGATGGATTTATTACGTAATGGAATACAATTAAGATCATCAGGTACCGTACCAGCACCAACTGAAACTATGCCTGGTAAACCAAAAGTTATATTACCTATACCTCAAAGAGAATTGGACTTAAATAAGAATTTGATTCAAAATTCAGGATATTAA